A genomic stretch from Serratia entomophila includes:
- a CDS encoding NADP-dependent oxidoreductase: MSQGQQNRRWLLASRPQGEPTANNFHLDTAPTPQPAAGQVLLRTVYLSLDPYMRGRMSDAPSYAAPVEVGQLMVGGTVSRVVASQHPGFKTGDWVLGYAGWQDYALSDGSGLRNLGPDQKHPSRLLGVLGMPGFTAYMGLLDIGQPQQGETLVVAAASGAVGSVVGQIGKLKGCRVVGVAGGAEKCRYVVEELGFDACIDHRAADFAAQLAAACPQGIDVYYENVGGAVFDAVMPLLNAKARIPVCGIIAHYNATQLPPGPDRLAMLEGLILRKRIRMQGFIIFDDYASGYDDFLQQMSAWVEQGKIKFREDIVDGLENAPQAFIGLLQGKNFGKLVIRVADE; encoded by the coding sequence ATGTCACAAGGTCAACAAAACCGCCGCTGGCTATTGGCTTCCCGCCCACAGGGTGAGCCGACGGCAAACAACTTCCACCTCGACACGGCGCCAACGCCGCAACCCGCCGCCGGGCAGGTGCTGCTGCGCACTGTTTATCTGTCGCTCGATCCCTATATGCGTGGCCGCATGAGCGATGCCCCCTCCTACGCGGCGCCGGTGGAGGTCGGCCAGCTCATGGTCGGAGGCACCGTATCGCGCGTTGTCGCCTCACAGCATCCCGGTTTCAAAACCGGCGATTGGGTGCTGGGGTATGCCGGTTGGCAGGATTACGCGCTCTCCGACGGCAGCGGCCTGCGCAACCTTGGCCCAGACCAAAAACACCCCTCGCGCCTGCTGGGGGTTTTGGGCATGCCGGGGTTCACCGCCTACATGGGCTTGCTTGATATTGGCCAGCCCCAGCAGGGTGAAACCCTGGTGGTGGCCGCCGCCAGCGGCGCCGTCGGCTCTGTTGTCGGGCAGATCGGCAAGCTGAAGGGATGCCGCGTGGTCGGCGTGGCGGGCGGCGCGGAAAAATGCCGCTACGTCGTGGAAGAACTGGGCTTCGACGCCTGTATCGATCACCGGGCCGCCGACTTTGCCGCGCAGCTCGCCGCCGCCTGCCCGCAGGGGATCGACGTTTACTATGAAAACGTCGGCGGGGCGGTGTTCGACGCCGTTATGCCGCTGCTGAACGCCAAAGCGCGCATTCCGGTCTGCGGCATCATCGCCCACTATAACGCCACCCAACTGCCCCCTGGGCCAGACCGTCTGGCGATGCTGGAAGGGCTTATCCTGCGCAAACGCATTCGCATGCAGGGCTTCATTATTTTCGACGATTATGCGTCAGGCTACGACGATTTTCTGCAGCAGATGAGCGCCTGGGTCGAACAGGGTAAAATCAAATTCCGCGAAGATATCGTCG